A genomic stretch from Falco cherrug isolate bFalChe1 chromosome 3, bFalChe1.pri, whole genome shotgun sequence includes:
- the SERPINB5 gene encoding serpin B5: protein MTMDALQLANTAFAVDMFKQLCEKDKTANIIFSPLCTSTSLALAYKATKGDTADQMKQVLHLQDVKDVSFGFQTVTSDVSKLSSFFALKMVKRLFVDKSLNPTTDFVNSTKRPFPSELELVEFKEKPEETRQKINKSLSELTDGKMENILNEDSVSDQTQILLVNAAYFVTNWMKKFPEAEIKECPFKVNKTETKPVQMMNLEATFCLGYVKELNVAILELPCLNKHISMLILLPKEIEDETTGLEKLEKALTPETLLQWTNPSMMANTKVNVFLPKFNLEGDYDLKPLLESLGMTNVFNESASDFSEMCDTKGVVLSKIIHKVSLEVNEQGGESREVPGYRILQHKDEFKADHPFIFVFRHNKTRNVILSGRFCSP, encoded by the exons ATGACAATGGATGCTCTGCAACTAGCAAACACCGCCTTTGCAGTTGATATGTTCAAACAACTATGTGAGAAGGACAAAACAgccaatattattttttcccccctgtgtACCTCAACGTCTCTGGCTTTGGCATATAAAGCTACAAAAGGTGATACTGCAGACCAAATGAAACAG GTACTCCATTTACAAGATGTCAAAGATGTTTCTTTCGGGTTTCAAACAGTAACTTCAGATGTTTCCAAACTCAGCTCTTTCTTTGCGCTGAAAATGGTCAAACGGCTCTTTGTAGACAAGTCTCTTAATCCTACCACA GACTTTGTCAACTCCACAAAGAGGCCTTTTCCATCTGAGCTGGAATTAGTGGAGTTCAAAGAAAAACCTGAGGAAACTCGACAGAAGATCAACAAATCTCTTTCGGAGCTAACTGATG GCAAAATGGAGAATATTTTGAATGAGGATAGTGTAAGTGACCAGACTCAGATCCTCCTAGTCAATGCAGCTTATTTTGTCACAAACTGGATGAAGAAGTTCCCAGAGGCAGAGATCAAAGAATGTCCTTTTAAAGTCAACAAG ACTGAAACTAAACCAGTGCAAATGATGAATCTGGAAGCTACTTTTTGCCTGGGCTATGTAAAAGAATTAAATGTTGCTATCCTTGAGCTTCCATGCCTTAACAAACATATAAGCATGCTCATTCTGCTGCCCAAAGAGATTGAAGATGAGACCACTGGCTTGGAGaag ctggaaaaggcaCTCACTCCCGAGACATTATTACAGTGGACCAATCCCAGCATGATGGCCAACACCAAAGTGAATGTATTTCTTCCAAAGTTTAATTTGGAAGGTGATTATGACCTGAAGCCACTTCTGGAAAGCCTGGGAATGACAAATGTATTCAATGAGAGTGCATCAGATTTCTCGGAGATGTGTGACACAAAAGGTGTGGTTTTGTCAAAGATCATCCATAAAGTCTCTTTGGAAGTAAATGAACAAGGTGGAGAGTCCCGAGAAGTCCCAGGATATCGGATTCTGCAACACAAAGATGAATTTAAAGCTGACCATCCATTTATATTCGTGTTTAGGCACAACAAAACTCGCAACGTGATTCTTTCAGGCCGATTCTGTTCCCCTTAA